ATTGACAGCAGGCCCTGACGCTACTCAGCTCGGGCTGCGTGAAGCGCAGCGGCGATTGGGGGCAAACAGGGCTGTCAGCGTGGTGCGGGCCGACCGGATGGGGTTTGAGACCGCCTTGGCCCGGGCCTATCAGTCGGGCGCTGTTGCTGAGGCCGGAGTGGCGGGCGAAATCAGCTTTGATCTTGAGGAAGCGGCCTTTTCCCGCCGTCAGCGCGATCTGCTGGATGAGCCGGGAGATGCGCCGGTCATTCAACTGGTGAACCGGCTCCTGCGGCAGGCCGTGCAGAGCAGTGCATCGGATCTGCATATCGAACCTCATGAAGGCGGTCTGCGGGTGCGCATGCGTATTGACGGGGTGTTGCAGGAAGTGATGGACCGCGCCGATGTGCCGGTGCGCCGGATCGTGTCGCGGCTCAAAGTCATGGCCGGGCTGGATATCGCGGAAACCCGGCTGCCGCAGGACGGGCGCATCCCGCTGTCGCTGGGCGGAAAAGGGATCGACACCCGGGTCAGCTCGCTGCCAGGTCACTATGGCGAGCGGGTTGTGCTGCGGATTCTTGACCGCAGTGCCGGGCTGATGCCGCTGGACCGGCTGGGCCTGTCAGCGGTGCAAGAGACCCAGTTGCGGCGCCTTGCTGATTTTCCTGATGGGATCATTCTGGCCACCGGCCCGACCGGCGCCGGGAAGACGACGACACTTTATTCGCTGTTGCAGCTCTCTGATCGGGATGAGCGTAATGTGGTGACGGTGGAAGATCCGATCGAGTATGATTTGCCCGGGGTATCGCAAAGCCAGATCAATGCAGCCATCGGTATGAGCTTTGCTGCTGGGTTGCGTGCCATTCTGCGCCAGGATCCGGATGTGATCCTGGTGGGCGAAGTGCGCGATGGTGAGACGGCCAGCACCGCGGCTCAGGCGGCGCTGACCGGGCACCTGGTGTTTTCCTCGCTGCATGCCAACAGCTCGGCAGGGGCCGTGGTACGGTTGCGTGATCTCGGGCTTGATGACTTTCTGATTGCGGCAACGCTGCGGGGGTGATCGCGCAGCGGCTGCTGCGCAGGCTGTGCCTGCAGTGCCGCAGCTCTCATGCGCCAGCTCCGGATGAGGCGGCGCATTTTCTGCGGTGTGGGATGAGCCCCCGCAGCAGCTGTTTCGCGCCACGGGATGCAGCGCCTGTCAGGGTCTGGGCACAGCGGTCGGCTGGGGATTTTGAGATCACCAGGATCACCCCGGAGCTGCGCGGAGCGATTGATGCAGGGGTTAGTGAAACCGCCCTGAAGGAGCTGGCGCTGGCTCCGGAGGAAACCCTGACGGGTCAGGGGTTGGCGGCGGTGGCGGCGGGCACCGTCAGTCTCGAAGAGGTGCTGCGGGTTGCGGGAGATATGGCATGAGGGCCTACCGCTATACTGCCTTTACAGCCCAGGGTCGCCGCCGCACTGGTTCGGTTGTGGCCGAAACGGAAAGAGATGCGGCCGTGCAATTGCAGGCGCAGGATCTCTTTGTTTCCGAGCTGAGCGAAGCAAAGCTGTGTCCGGCGCGCGCTCTGGCTGGCGCCGACGGCTTACTCCGGAACTACAAGCGGTCTTCACCCGCCAGATGGCCGTGCTGTTGGAGGCTGAGCTTCCGGTTGATGCCGCCCTGGAAGCGGTGCGGGCGGGTGGCCATCCGGCTTTGGATGCGGTGGCGGCTGAGGCCCGGGCCGCGCTGCTGGACGGTGCGCCATTGTCCGCCGCGCTGGAGGGGTCCGGGGCTGGGTTTGGGCCCTATTATCTTGCGGCGTTGCGGGCAGGTGAAGGCGCCGGGGAGCTTTCAGCGGTGTGTTCAGAATTGGCCACATATCTGGAAGAACAGGACAGCGGGCGGGCGCAAATCGTCACGGCCCTGATTTATCCAGGTTTTGTGGCGGCGGTTTCGCTGCTGGTCTGCGGTATCTTAATGGTCAACGTGGCGCCCGAGATTGTGTCGATGTTTGAAATGACGGGCCGTCCGTTGCCGCCGCTGACCCAGGCGGTGATGGGGCTGTCGGACTGGATCGGGCGCCAGGCGCTGGTGTTGATCCTGCTGTCAGGCGCGGGAGTTCTGCTGCTTTTGGCGGTGCCACGTGTGACGGTGCTGCGTAGCCTGCGAGACCGGCTGGTGCTGCGTTTGCCGATACTGGGACCTTTGCGGCGGCAGGCGGAGGCGGTGCAGTATATGCGCACGCTGGCCCTGGTGCTGGGATCACGACATGCGGTGCTGAGTGCAGTGGACAGCGCTGCTGAGGTCCTCTCGGTTGCCAGTTTCCGGAACCAGGCCGAGACGGTCTCGGCGGCGGTGCGCCAGGGTGAAAGCCTGGCCCGGGCGCTTGAACGGTTGTCTTTCCTGCCGCCGGTTGCGCGCCAGCTGATTGGCGCCGGCGAGATTTCGGTCCGGTTGGCGCCCATGACCAAACGGGCGGCTGTTCTCACCGAGCAGGGGCTGTCAGCCCGTCGCAAACGCATTGCGGCGCTGCTTGAGCCAATGCTGATGATTCTGGTCGGTGTCCTGGTGCTGGTGATTGTGCTGGCCGTCTTGCTGCCAATCTTTGACCTGCAGGCAGCGGTGACGATCTAGGGACCTGCTGCTATTCTGGAAAGGCCAAGAGCTCTGCGGCTTCACCGTCCCGGCTGACCCAGAGACCGGCCTTATCGATCCGCATCACCGTGAGGCCGCCGTCCAGCACATCCCTGGCCGCACCAGGTGCTCACCAGTTGGATGTGAGACCATGGCCCAGGCCGTGCCGCCTGTCTGAACCACCCCATTCAGCGCATAGCCAAAGCTTTGTAGCGGGCGAACGGGTGGCTTTGGCGGTTGTGGTTCTGCGGCGGGAGTGGGGGGTTGCGGTTTGGGCGGCTGTTTCTCTCCAAACAGCGCCGACCAGCGGCGGTTTGGTCGGGGCTGCGGTTCTGCAACGCGGTCTGAGGCCGCCGGAGCTGCGTAGACTACGGCAGGGGCGGCGGGTGCACGCATCTCCAGCCACAGCTGCTGTCCTGCCCAAAGGGCAGCCGTCAGCGCAGGGAGCGTGCATATCACTGCAATCAAACGCATGGGTGTGTTCCTTGCAGAGCTTAGAAATGGATATGACCCAGTTTGCCATAGCAGTCTGGGCTTCGTAAGGGCAAAATTTCAACTGTGGCTTGCCCGACCGGTAGAACGGCCCTGCGGTTTGACCGCAGGGCCGGCTTTGCGCGTCAGTTTTGTGAGGCTCAGACTGATATCGGGTGTTTTCGTGTCCTGTGGGGCCCAGTTGACAGTTTACCGTCTTTGGATCTGAGATCCCAATCCAGAAAAGTAGACGCGCAGGGGGGCGCGTGTTAAATTCACAGCAGCACTTATCCTTCGATTGAGCAGATATAATTAGCGGGCCTTCTAAATGAGCCCCTCAGCAGGCAGAAAGATCATATGATGAGGACAGTTATTTTTGCCAAGGTTAGCCTTGCCGCTGTAGCATTGGTGGTCTTGGGCAGCTGCAGTGACAGTGTGACCGGGGCGACTAGCTTTCAGTCTCGCTATGGGGTGGCCCGCACTGCACTGGAAAGCGGCAACTACGACAAGGCCAGGCGAGCCTATACCCGGTTGCTGCAGGAAGAGGCCGGACCGCTGACCCCTCGGTTGCAGTTAGAATATGCGCATACGGAATTGCGCAGTGGTAATTTTCAGCAGGCTGCCAGCCTGGCCGCCGGTTTGGTTGCCAGTCAGAAAGACGAGGCGCGCGCCGCCGCGCTTTCGGTACAGGGAACTGCGCAACATGAATTGGGGCTGCGCCTCTTGAGTGAAGGTAAGACCGCTGAAGGGAAAGCTCAGCTGCAAGCCGCCAGTGCTGCTTTTTCTGAGGTTCTGAAACAGTATTCCAGCCTGGACCCATTGGGCTCTATGGCGGGACGCAGAGCCAGTATTGAGGCCAGGTTAAAAACCCTATAGCTGCAAAATAGCCTGTATTAGACCCTATTATGGGTCTGATGCCGGGGACAGGGTCAGCCATACATTGACCTGATTGGGAGCGTCTGTGGCCTCAAAGCGAAACCCTTTGAACCGATACCCCCAGTCGGGATGCGTGGTCGAGAGCCAATTGGCCAACCGGGCGAAATCAGCGCGCTCAAAGCGCATTTCTACTGTGCCGCCGGTGCCAGAGCGCAGTTCACCCAAAGAGGACCCCAGACCTGCAGCCCTCAGCCCGCTTTCCAACCCGCTCAGCCCAATGGCGCTGGCGGGTGCGGCAGAAAGGTCGGGCTGCTGCAGATTGATTTTTTCCACGGTCTGATCGGCGACCCAGACCAGCAGAGCCTGCGCCTCGGCCTCGGTGGCCTGTGCCTGCAGACGGTGATCATGCAAAGGCACCAGAACCGTCAGAAAAATCCCCAGAGGCAACACCGCAAAGACCAGGGCGGCCACCAGCAGCCGTTCGCGGCGGCTGAGGCGCAAAAGCAGAGAGATCAGGCCAGTGTTCATTCTGTGTCCTCGGCCTGTGTTGCGATGGTGAATTCGGCGCGTACCCCATCGGAATCGCTGGCGGTGCCAGATTCTGTCAACCGGGCGTCCAGGCCCTCTGCGGCAAAGGCTGCGGCAAGCCGTTCGGCTGCGGCAAAATCCGGGAGACGCAGGATCACTGAGAGGCCCTGTCCCTCTCGATAGGTTAGCATTTCGGGTTTGGCGTCCGCCGCAGTGATGATGGCGCCGGCGCGCCGGGCCAGCTCCAGTGGGCTGGTCTGATGGGTGCTGGAGCCATTGGCACGCTGCAGCTCGGCCAGTACGCGGCTGACTTGCAGGCGGGGATCCAGCACTGGACCGCCCTGGGTGAAGTGCTGTTGCACCAGTTCCTGGGTCTTCGCTCTCAAGGCCTGGGTATGGGTCTCACTGCGCTGAATGGCAATCTGCTGGGCTGCCGCCCAAAGTGCTGCTGCCAGCGCCGCCGCCAAGAGTGGCCAGCGCCAAGGCAGGACACGCCGTGCCATCTGTACCTGCGATGCGATGGGATTTTTGCGCAGATCACATGCCAGCTCACCATGGGCGAGAACGCGCGGGACTATTTTCAATGCCTCAGCGTCAAAAAGCGTCTCTAATATTGGGATATTTCGTGATTCTGCCAGCGCTCTGATGGCCGGACCCACCTCGTTCATCACCAGTATAGCCCGCGGTGGTGGGCCGCTGTCCAAGGCTTGCTCCAAGAGCAGGGGGGTCAGTGTGAGATGCGCACTGAAACCGTCACTTGGACCAAGGCGGGCTTGGACACGGTCCTCGGCGGTACAGGCCAGGGTCCAGAGATCGGTGGCAGTGGGGAGGGACAAATAGTCTGGTAGGACCGCGCGCCCTGAAAGGGTACTGAGGCTTTCGAGCCAGGCCGGATCTGCGGTGAAGACCCGGGTCCAGTTTTGGTGTTCGCCTTAGGGTGTCCCTGTATCGTAGGCACAAAGGGGCGCAGGGCCGGGGCAAAGCCCAGCCGGTCCGCCAGCTGACGACGGGCCACTTTTTCGCGGATACCGCTGCGCAGTGAGGCCGGCAAATCAAGGCTGTAGAGTGGTACCATCTCGCCAGGCACCAGCACCACTTGATGCGACGCGGCCAGGGGCCCGCCCAAAAGTATGAAGTCTGGTGCAGCCTTGGAGGGCCGGCTGGTGGGGGCTGCGGACATCGGGGCAGGGCTCCAGTTGCGGGGTGGTATCGCTGCAGAATGCGCAGGGACGCTGGCAAGTGCAATCCGTTGGCGGACAGGATCTGTTGTGTCTGCAGGTTTTACCCGAGAACTCAAGGCCATG
The DNA window shown above is from Parasedimentitalea marina and carries:
- a CDS encoding GspE/PulE family protein encodes the protein MTAGPDATQLGLREAQRRLGANRAVSVVRADRMGFETALARAYQSGAVAEAGVAGEISFDLEEAAFSRRQRDLLDEPGDAPVIQLVNRLLRQAVQSSASDLHIEPHEGGLRVRMRIDGVLQEVMDRADVPVRRIVSRLKVMAGLDIAETRLPQDGRIPLSLGGKGIDTRVSSLPGHYGERVVLRILDRSAGLMPLDRLGLSAVQETQLRRLADFPDGIILATGPTGAGKTTTLYSLLQLSDRDERNVVTVEDPIEYDLPGVSQSQINAAIGMSFAAGLRAILRQDPDVILVGEVRDGETASTAAQAALTGHLVFSSLHANSSAGAVVRLRDLGLDDFLIAATLRG
- a CDS encoding type II secretion system F family protein, which encodes MSGARSGWRRRLTPELQAVFTRQMAVLLEAELPVDAALEAVRAGGHPALDAVAAEARAALLDGAPLSAALEGSGAGFGPYYLAALRAGEGAGELSAVCSELATYLEEQDSGRAQIVTALIYPGFVAAVSLLVCGILMVNVAPEIVSMFEMTGRPLPPLTQAVMGLSDWIGRQALVLILLSGAGVLLLLAVPRVTVLRSLRDRLVLRLPILGPLRRQAEAVQYMRTLALVLGSRHAVLSAVDSAAEVLSVASFRNQAETVSAAVRQGESLARALERLSFLPPVARQLIGAGEISVRLAPMTKRAAVLTEQGLSARRKRIAALLEPMLMILVGVLVLVIVLAVLLPIFDLQAAVTI
- a CDS encoding tetratricopeptide repeat protein; translated protein: MRTVIFAKVSLAAVALVVLGSCSDSVTGATSFQSRYGVARTALESGNYDKARRAYTRLLQEEAGPLTPRLQLEYAHTELRSGNFQQAASLAAGLVASQKDEARAAALSVQGTAQHELGLRLLSEGKTAEGKAQLQAASAAFSEVLKQYSSLDPLGSMAGRRASIEARLKTL
- the gspM gene encoding type II secretion system protein GspM — its product is MNTGLISLLLRLSRRERLLVAALVFAVLPLGIFLTVLVPLHDHRLQAQATEAEAQALLVWVADQTVEKINLQQPDLSAAPASAIGLSGLESGLRAAGLGSSLGELRSGTGGTVEMRFERADFARLANWLSTTHPDWGYRFKGFRFEATDAPNQVNVWLTLSPASDP
- the gspL gene encoding type II secretion system protein GspL produces the protein MSLPTATDLWTLACTAEDRVQARLGPSDGFSAHLTLTPLLLEQALDSGPPPRAILVMNEVGPAIRALAESRNIPILETLFDAEALKIVPRVLAHGELACDLRKNPIASQVQMARRVLPWRWPLLAAALAAALWAAAQQIAIQRSETHTQALRAKTQELVQQHFTQGGPVLDPRLQVSRVLAELQRANGSSTHQTSPLELARRAGAIITAADAKPEMLTYREGQGLSVILRLPDFAAAERLAAAFAAEGLDARLTESGTASDSDGVRAEFTIATQAEDTE